A window from Deltaproteobacteria bacterium encodes these proteins:
- a CDS encoding phosphatase PAP2 family protein — protein MLDTILKWDTALFYLLNGVLINPFLDAVMPFITNKTNFLWLIIISWFAIFMLTGSKGKRIALVILLVILISDQTAGLMKHIFHRPRPCTVLTDIRLLVGCGASYSFPSNHAANIFAVMTYLSYHYRRLSPIFLIIAFLVAYSRIYVGVHYPMDVLGGIFLGLIISSVIIITERWIIARWRDKTSCNTENIS, from the coding sequence TTGTTAGACACTATACTGAAATGGGACACAGCATTATTTTATCTCCTGAACGGGGTTTTAATAAATCCCTTCCTTGATGCTGTAATGCCTTTTATTACTAATAAGACAAATTTTTTATGGCTCATCATAATCAGTTGGTTTGCAATATTCATGCTGACAGGGAGTAAGGGCAAAAGGATTGCACTTGTAATTTTATTGGTGATACTGATAAGCGACCAGACAGCAGGACTAATGAAACATATTTTCCATCGTCCAAGACCATGTACTGTCCTTACTGATATAAGGCTTCTTGTTGGGTGCGGTGCTTCATATTCATTCCCGTCAAACCATGCAGCAAATATCTTTGCAGTAATGACATACCTTTCATATCATTATCGCAGGTTATCTCCTATATTTTTAATTATTGCGTTTCTTGTTGCGTACTCACGGATATATGTTGGTGTGCATTATCCAATGGATGTGTTAGGCGGGATTTTTTTAGGATTGATAATAAGTAGTGTCATAATAATTACAGAGAGATGGATTATTGCGAGATGGAGGGATAAAACCAGTTGCAATACAGAAAATATTTCATAA
- the waaF gene encoding lipopolysaccharide heptosyltransferase II, with protein MKILIIKLSSIGDVIHTLPSLCAIRRMYSDAVIDWLVEEDAAGIIIGHNLLNDCIVVRRKKWLKKPLSNDTWRDISRVIKTLKNTNYDIVIDFQGLIKSGIWALLSKGKKRMGFRRRRELSSIFLNEALPPYNPDLHAVDRYLQLAEHIGVDVLPVEFPLSIKQDEKQKALSIIKENGILEGQPFILVNPIARWETKLWGNERFASLCNLITDKFDMRVVLTGSGLIVSEIDKIIAMTNRKTINLTGKTGLKELMAVINYSKLMITVDSGPMHIAAAIGKPVIALFGPTAPWRTGPYGSGHTIIRKDLPCSPCFLRRCRDVRCMKEIKVEDVMTAVERQLNAVAGSEREITC; from the coding sequence ATGAAAATACTAATCATAAAACTTTCCTCAATCGGTGATGTTATTCATACGCTCCCGTCACTTTGTGCAATCAGACGCATGTATTCTGACGCAGTTATTGACTGGCTTGTTGAGGAAGATGCCGCAGGGATTATCATAGGACATAATCTGCTAAACGACTGTATAGTTGTAAGACGGAAAAAGTGGCTTAAGAAACCATTATCTAATGATACATGGAGAGATATATCGCGTGTTATAAAGACCTTGAAGAATACGAATTACGATATTGTAATAGATTTTCAGGGGCTGATAAAGAGCGGCATATGGGCATTACTATCAAAAGGTAAAAAGAGGATGGGGTTCAGACGGAGGAGAGAGTTAAGCAGTATTTTCTTAAATGAGGCGCTGCCGCCTTATAACCCTGACCTGCACGCTGTTGACAGGTATCTGCAACTTGCAGAACATATTGGAGTAGATGTTCTTCCTGTTGAATTCCCATTGTCCATAAAACAGGACGAAAAGCAAAAGGCCCTGTCTATCATCAAGGAAAATGGGATATTGGAAGGACAGCCCTTTATTCTGGTAAACCCGATAGCGAGATGGGAGACCAAACTATGGGGAAATGAAAGGTTTGCCTCTCTCTGCAATCTGATAACAGATAAATTTGATATGAGGGTGGTCTTAACAGGTTCAGGCTTAATAGTTAGCGAAATAGATAAGATTATTGCAATGACAAATAGAAAGACAATAAATCTTACCGGCAAAACTGGTTTGAAGGAACTGATGGCAGTAATAAATTATTCAAAACTTATGATAACAGTTGATTCAGGCCCAATGCATATTGCTGCTGCCATTGGCAAACCTGTTATAGCACTCTTTGGTCCTACCGCGCCATGGAGGACAGGACCATACGGTAGCGGACATACAATTATCAGGAAAGACCTTCCGTGCAGTCCGTGTTTTTTAAGAAGGTGCAGGGATGTAAGATGCATGAAAGAGATTAAGGTAGAGGATGTGATGACAGCAGTGGAAAGGCAGTTAAATGCAGTGGCAGGTAGCGAAAGGGAAATCACTTGTTAG
- the gmhB gene encoding D-glycero-beta-D-manno-heptose 1,7-bisphosphate 7-phosphatase — MGDVTVDDVYDAAAGFLTPNSKLLTLNSFAVFLDRDGTINEDSGYIDSPDRLVIIDGAPSAIKKLNSEGFKVVVISNQSGVGRGYFSKEIADSINKKLEDTLKQEDVHLDGIYYCPHHPDDNCKCRKPRTGLLEIAGEELGIDISKSYVVGDKVSDIELALNAGCKGVLVLTGFGKEHKKIIKTKPSYIANDLKDAVEWIIKDRDACA; from the coding sequence ATGGGGGATGTTACCGTTGATGATGTTTATGATGCTGCCGCAGGTTTTTTAACTCCTAACTCTAAACTCCTAACTCTAAACTCTTTTGCAGTCTTCCTTGACCGGGACGGTACCATCAACGAGGATTCAGGCTATATTGATTCGCCTGATAGGCTGGTAATTATTGATGGCGCACCATCTGCTATAAAGAAACTAAATTCAGAGGGTTTTAAGGTTGTTGTAATCAGCAACCAGTCAGGTGTTGGAAGGGGATATTTTTCAAAGGAAATTGCTGATTCTATAAATAAAAAACTTGAGGATACTCTCAAGCAGGAAGATGTGCATCTTGACGGTATATATTACTGTCCCCATCATCCTGATGATAACTGTAAGTGCAGAAAACCAAGAACAGGACTTTTAGAAATAGCAGGAGAGGAATTGGGTATAGATATTAGTAAATCCTATGTTGTGGGTGATAAGGTTTCTGATATTGAACTGGCGCTAAATGCTGGTTGTAAAGGTGTGCTTGTTCTAACAGGCTTTGGTAAAGAACATAAAAAGATAATTAAAACAAAACCATCTTATATTGCAAATGATTTAAAGGATGCGGTGGAGTGGATAATAAAAGACCGTGATGCGTGTGCGTGA
- a CDS encoding SurA N-terminal domain-containing protein, with protein MLKFMRKKKRSIVVWIIFSAIIAVFIFWGVGNFRIDKSGVVARVNSKVISAQEFTKAYQRQIDYYKKSIQGEISDEILEKLNLKQMTIEGLINRAILLEEAQKQNIKIKKEELQKTIQTIPAFQKNGIFDKEIYFKILSGMRMQPGEFEKAIEEEMMIERVQQKIVGSIDMSDSELMAEFKKENKRINLQYAIINSSPFEKGAAITDDEIKSYFEKNKDNFKMPDRIKIDYIASFVSDIKPKIKVSEDDVQSYYEKNIKAFERHKEVRARHILFRLQDGKDAAKKKAEDVLSLIKKGENFGELAKKYSNDPGSAKNGGDLGYFKSGMMVKSFEDAAFALKKGEVSGIIETEFGFHIIKAEDIQEAGLKPFNEVRREVTELLKTSHAIEKAKGLAEDIRKDIDSGKDLKDASASKGVRLKQTNYFSPGDRGEEIAMNDYINKTIFSLKKGETSHVLDGKDGYYIVRIVDKQESRFLTLEEALPDIKNILIKQKAVEKAKTKAQEFLREITLGKEDFVKKAQKDGYKTDETGMFGLEDGIIPKIIVNAAPDLFELTNNAPYYSKPVSSHGNTYVLKLKEVVEADAKGFEAKKEDIKNRLIGRKKQETFGKWLTDTRTKAKIQINKDAM; from the coding sequence ATGCTCAAGTTTATGAGAAAGAAAAAAAGATCTATAGTGGTATGGATTATATTTTCAGCCATTATAGCGGTATTTATCTTCTGGGGCGTCGGAAATTTCAGGATAGACAAAAGCGGCGTAGTTGCAAGGGTAAACAGCAAGGTTATATCTGCACAGGAATTTACAAAGGCATACCAGAGACAGATTGATTATTATAAAAAGAGCATACAGGGTGAAATATCTGACGAAATTCTTGAAAAACTCAATCTGAAACAGATGACCATTGAGGGGCTTATTAACAGGGCAATTCTATTAGAAGAGGCACAGAAACAGAACATAAAGATAAAAAAAGAGGAACTGCAAAAGACAATTCAGACAATACCTGCGTTTCAGAAAAATGGCATATTTGATAAAGAGATTTATTTTAAGATACTGTCGGGTATGAGGATGCAGCCCGGCGAGTTTGAAAAGGCAATTGAAGAAGAGATGATGATAGAAAGAGTTCAGCAAAAGATTGTGGGCAGCATAGATATGAGCGACAGCGAACTAATGGCAGAATTCAAAAAGGAAAATAAAAGGATAAACCTTCAGTATGCAATCATAAACAGTTCGCCATTTGAAAAAGGGGCGGCCATTACAGATGATGAGATAAAGTCATACTTTGAAAAAAACAAGGATAATTTCAAGATGCCTGATAGGATTAAGATAGATTATATTGCCTCCTTCGTATCAGACATTAAGCCTAAAATAAAGGTTTCAGAAGATGATGTCCAGTCATATTATGAGAAGAACATAAAGGCATTTGAAAGGCACAAGGAAGTCAGGGCAAGGCATATCCTTTTTAGGCTGCAGGACGGAAAAGATGCTGCAAAAAAGAAGGCGGAAGATGTGCTTAGTCTTATTAAAAAAGGTGAAAACTTTGGAGAACTTGCCAAGAAATATTCCAATGACCCCGGTTCTGCAAAGAACGGCGGTGACTTGGGATATTTTAAGTCAGGCATGATGGTAAAATCCTTTGAGGACGCTGCATTTGCACTTAAAAAAGGTGAGGTGAGCGGTATAATAGAAACAGAATTCGGCTTCCATATAATCAAGGCAGAAGATATTCAAGAGGCAGGACTTAAGCCCTTTAATGAGGTGAGAAGAGAGGTAACCGAACTCCTCAAAACCAGTCATGCTATAGAAAAGGCAAAGGGGCTGGCAGAAGATATTCGTAAAGATATTGACAGTGGAAAGGATTTAAAGGATGCATCTGCTTCAAAGGGGGTCAGGCTTAAACAAACAAACTACTTCTCCCCTGGTGACAGAGGTGAAGAGATTGCCATGAATGACTATATAAACAAGACTATCTTTTCTTTGAAAAAGGGTGAAACAAGCCATGTCCTTGATGGAAAGGATGGTTATTATATAGTCAGGATTGTTGACAAACAGGAGAGCCGCTTCTTAACATTAGAAGAGGCATTGCCTGATATAAAGAATATCCTCATTAAACAAAAGGCAGTGGAAAAGGCAAAGACGAAGGCTCAAGAATTTCTAAGAGAGATTACTTTAGGCAAGGAAGACTTTGTAAAAAAGGCACAAAAAGATGGTTATAAAACTGACGAGACCGGCATGTTTGGTCTTGAAGACGGGATTATCCCTAAGATTATAGTAAATGCTGCACCTGATTTGTTTGAACTCACAAACAATGCCCCATATTATTCAAAACCAGTTTCATCTCACGGCAATACTTATGTATTGAAATTAAAAGAAGTGGTTGAGGCAGATGCAAAAGGGTTTGAGGCAAAAAAGGAAGATATAAAAAACCGACTTATAGGACGGAAAAAACAAGAGACATTTGGCAAATGGTTAACCGATACAAGAACAAAGGCAAAGATACAAATAAATAAGGACGCTATGTAA
- a CDS encoding DUF4292 domain-containing protein: MAGQLDAVIIRLLYYDEGAYHKVWFNPKEYTIIRREVYNRDNNSIVTIFFDDYIEINGTRFPMFVDVKTDRMHLNIRYTKVEVNGNVDDELFSLSEIQE, translated from the coding sequence TTGGCTGGTCAGTTAGATGCTGTTATCATAAGACTCCTGTATTATGATGAGGGTGCATACCACAAGGTGTGGTTTAATCCTAAAGAGTATACCATTATCAGAAGAGAGGTCTATAACAGGGATAATAACAGTATTGTTACAATTTTTTTTGATGATTATATAGAAATTAACGGCACTAGATTTCCAATGTTTGTAGATGTAAAAACCGACCGAATGCATCTGAATATCAGATACACAAAGGTTGAAGTTAATGGAAATGTCGATGATGAACTATTCTCTTTAAGCGAAATTCAGGAATAA
- a CDS encoding tetratricopeptide repeat protein, translating into MTIIKCIPITALLLLASCIQPLAKNKSDISNLASRDKTIPISQSEVLSASEPLSNPKSQNEQPHSQLELLNDNVIHVMGSSVEQEAYYHFAAAQFMANSNDIDGAIEQYKKVVELDPDSPILHTDMAALYLRKNNHISAIIELEKAVKLDPDYVSAHILLGSIYSVTREDEKAISSYKAIIRLDPSNQRAYIFLGTLYADLKKYDEAVSVLNDLLKINPESLMAYYYLGRIAAERSRHADAEYNYLKALEINPDFEGAVVELGMVYELQKNIDKAVQMYQKALEVQPQNAVLRSRVAQILIQQNKLDEALIQYKELEKFPSNRIDAMVKIGLIYLEQKQYDNAIIEFNLILTSNPKLPRVRYYLATAYEEKGEIEKAREEFEKIPSEGETYMEAKIHLAFIYQRQGKIEDAVSALKDVIKVKSADIELYRLLASVYKSAGRLHEAVSAIQKAVEIEPNNAELHFILGVIYDDMKMGDKVVEEMKTVIRLNPQHAEALNYLGYSYAEKGINIDEALDLIKKALAIKPDSGHIIDSLGWVYYKKGDIDRAIAELEKAVKLMPNDPVVAEHLGDAYLKKGVKKKALESYEKAFKSDPQKTELKDKIEGIKKELKIK; encoded by the coding sequence ATGACAATTATTAAATGTATACCTATAACTGCTTTACTACTGCTCGCATCCTGCATCCAGCCGCTGGCAAAAAATAAATCTGATATATCAAATCTTGCCTCTCGTGATAAGACCATTCCGATTTCTCAATCCGAGGTATTATCTGCATCAGAACCTTTGTCTAATCCAAAATCTCAGAATGAGCAGCCTCACTCACAACTAGAATTGTTAAATGATAATGTTATCCATGTGATGGGGTCAAGTGTAGAACAGGAGGCATATTATCATTTTGCAGCTGCCCAGTTTATGGCAAATAGCAATGATATTGATGGTGCAATAGAGCAGTACAAGAAGGTAGTAGAACTTGACCCTGACTCACCTATTTTACATACTGACATGGCAGCACTATATCTTAGAAAGAATAATCATATTAGTGCAATAATTGAACTGGAAAAGGCTGTTAAACTTGACCCTGACTATGTGTCTGCACACATCCTGCTTGGAAGCATTTATAGTGTTACCCGTGAAGATGAAAAGGCTATATCATCATATAAGGCTATTATTCGTCTTGACCCAAGCAATCAAAGGGCATATATATTTCTCGGCACCTTATATGCAGATCTAAAAAAATATGATGAGGCAGTATCTGTTTTAAACGACCTTTTAAAGATTAATCCAGAATCCCTTATGGCATATTATTATCTCGGGAGGATAGCAGCAGAAAGGTCAAGACATGCTGATGCTGAATACAACTATCTTAAGGCACTTGAAATAAACCCCGATTTTGAAGGTGCTGTAGTAGAACTTGGTATGGTCTATGAACTTCAAAAAAATATAGATAAGGCAGTGCAGATGTATCAAAAGGCGCTTGAAGTGCAGCCGCAGAATGCTGTTTTGAGAAGCAGGGTGGCACAGATTCTGATACAGCAGAATAAACTTGATGAGGCGCTAATTCAATACAAGGAACTGGAAAAGTTTCCTTCAAACAGGATTGATGCAATGGTAAAGATAGGGCTCATATATCTTGAGCAGAAACAATATGACAATGCCATCATTGAGTTTAACCTCATCTTGACTTCAAACCCCAAACTGCCGCGGGTAAGGTATTATCTGGCAACTGCCTATGAGGAAAAGGGAGAGATTGAAAAGGCACGGGAAGAATTTGAGAAGATACCTTCTGAAGGCGAAACATATATGGAGGCAAAGATTCACCTTGCATTTATATATCAGAGGCAGGGTAAGATTGAAGATGCAGTAAGTGCATTAAAGGACGTCATTAAGGTAAAGAGTGCTGATATTGAACTGTACAGGCTCCTTGCCTCTGTTTATAAAAGTGCCGGCCGTTTACATGAGGCTGTCTCTGCAATTCAAAAGGCAGTAGAGATAGAGCCTAATAATGCTGAACTCCATTTTATACTGGGTGTGATATATGATGATATGAAGATGGGTGATAAGGTTGTGGAAGAAATGAAGACAGTGATTAGACTGAATCCGCAGCATGCAGAGGCGCTTAATTATCTGGGTTATAGTTATGCAGAAAAAGGGATAAACATTGACGAGGCACTTGATTTAATAAAAAAGGCACTTGCAATAAAACCTGACAGCGGACACATAATAGATAGTCTTGGATGGGTGTATTATAAAAAGGGTGATATAGACAGGGCAATAGCAGAACTTGAAAAGGCTGTGAAACTTATGCCCAATGACCCTGTTGTTGCAGAGCACCTTGGTGATGCATATCTTAAGAAAGGCGTGAAGAAAAAGGCACTGGAATCTTATGAAAAGGCGTTTAAATCAGACCCCCAAAAGACAGAACTAAAGGATAAGATAGAAGGCATAAAAAAGGAATTGAAGATTAAGTAA
- a CDS encoding TlyA family RNA methyltransferase, with the protein MNHKKRLDILIVEKGFAGSRERAKAVIMAGSVIVNGIRIDKPGKEVDEDAVVSIKEDLPYVSRGGIKLEGALKQFDIDVHGLEVMDVGASTGGFTDCLLKMGAKDIFAVDVGKGLIDWKIRNDKRVKVIEGRNIRYLEFDDVGILLDMAVIDVSFISLQKVIPKVMGFVKEGGSILALIKPQFEVGKGMVGKGGIVRDIKMHQTVIDGIRAFAISIGLDVKGVCESPISGAKGNREFWIYLKKNLAFR; encoded by the coding sequence ATGAATCATAAGAAGCGGTTAGACATACTCATTGTTGAAAAGGGCTTTGCAGGGAGTAGAGAGCGGGCAAAGGCAGTAATAATGGCAGGCAGTGTCATTGTAAACGGAATCAGAATAGACAAGCCGGGCAAAGAGGTTGATGAGGATGCAGTTGTTAGTATTAAAGAGGATTTGCCTTATGTCAGCAGGGGTGGAATAAAACTTGAGGGGGCATTAAAACAGTTTGATATAGATGTTCATGGACTGGAGGTCATGGATGTTGGGGCATCAACAGGAGGCTTTACTGATTGTCTATTAAAGATGGGTGCCAAAGATATATTTGCAGTGGATGTTGGTAAGGGTTTAATTGACTGGAAAATAAGGAATGATAAAAGGGTAAAGGTTATAGAGGGCAGGAATATAAGGTATCTTGAATTTGACGATGTTGGCATATTGTTAGACATGGCTGTAATAGATGTATCGTTTATATCTCTACAAAAGGTGATTCCAAAGGTTATGGGTTTTGTAAAAGAGGGCGGCAGTATTCTGGCTCTTATAAAGCCGCAGTTTGAGGTTGGGAAGGGTATGGTTGGCAAAGGCGGTATTGTCAGAGATATTAAAATGCATCAAACTGTAATAGATGGGATTAGGGCATTTGCAATATCCATTGGTCTTGATGTAAAAGGTGTTTGTGAGTCGCCAATATCAGGCGCAAAAGGTAACAGGGAATTCTGGATATATCTTAAGAAAAATCTTGCCTTTAGATAA
- a CDS encoding 1-deoxy-D-xylulose-5-phosphate synthase has product MYQLLNKINSPNDLKKLQPEELPALADELRQEIIRVVSFTGGHLASSLGAVELTIALHYVFNTPKDKIVWDVGHQAYSHKILTGRRDTFETLRQFGGISGFPRPSESEYDTFIAGHSSTSISAGLGMACARDIKNETYKVISVIGDGSMTAGMAFEGLNQAGHLKKDMIVILNDNEFSISENVGALSAFLSRKLTGRFATKLKKEVESFFEYIPKIGKGLVHLAKRAEDSLITFLTPGMLFEGMGFHYIGPIDGHDISQIISTLNDARDLKGPILIHVLTKKGKGYLPAEKQPSIFHGVGAFDIPTGELKKSKDAVPTYTEVFAETLIELAEDNPKIIAITAAMPEGTGLDRFAKQFPDRFFDVGIAEQHAVTFAAGLAKLGFIPVVAVYSTFLQRAYDQIVHDVCLQNLPVVFALDRAGIVGADGPTHHGVFDISYLRHIPNIVMMAPKDELELKALLKTAVDCRRPAAIRYPRGKGHSKGTILDTMPIHVGESEILMQGADIAIIAIGTAVYTSLDAAKRLGGHGIRATVVNARFVKPIDENLIISIAKNTGRILTVEENAIQGGFGSAVIELLSKEGVNCLIKQIGIPDEFVEHGSQEELRRILGIDSEGIEKAIREFMACN; this is encoded by the coding sequence ATGTATCAATTATTAAACAAAATAAACAGCCCAAATGACCTGAAGAAACTCCAGCCAGAAGAACTGCCTGCCCTTGCTGATGAATTAAGGCAGGAGATAATCCGTGTTGTTTCATTCACAGGCGGGCACCTTGCATCCAGTCTTGGTGCGGTTGAACTTACAATAGCACTCCACTATGTCTTTAATACACCTAAGGATAAGATTGTGTGGGATGTAGGGCATCAGGCATACAGCCATAAAATCCTGACCGGGAGACGGGATACCTTTGAGACACTTCGTCAGTTTGGTGGTATAAGCGGTTTTCCAAGACCATCGGAAAGCGAATATGATACATTTATTGCAGGACATTCATCCACGTCCATATCTGCCGGACTTGGCATGGCATGCGCTAGGGATATAAAGAACGAAACTTACAAGGTCATTTCTGTCATAGGCGACGGTTCAATGACAGCAGGCATGGCATTTGAAGGATTGAATCAGGCAGGTCATCTTAAAAAGGATATGATAGTTATCTTAAATGATAATGAGTTCTCTATATCGGAAAATGTGGGGGCACTTTCAGCGTTTTTGAGCAGAAAACTTACAGGGAGATTTGCAACAAAACTTAAGAAAGAGGTGGAATCGTTTTTTGAATATATACCGAAGATAGGCAAAGGTTTGGTGCATCTTGCAAAAAGGGCAGAGGATTCTTTGATTACATTTTTAACACCCGGTATGCTCTTTGAAGGAATGGGATTTCATTACATAGGTCCTATTGACGGGCATGACATCAGCCAGATTATTTCTACATTAAATGACGCAAGGGATTTAAAGGGTCCTATACTTATCCATGTACTGACAAAAAAAGGCAAAGGTTATCTGCCTGCAGAGAAGCAGCCGTCAATATTCCATGGTGTGGGTGCATTTGACATACCTACAGGTGAATTAAAAAAATCTAAAGATGCAGTCCCCACATATACAGAGGTGTTTGCCGAGACCCTTATAGAACTGGCTGAAGACAATCCAAAGATTATCGCAATCACAGCAGCAATGCCTGAGGGGACAGGGCTTGATAGATTTGCCAAACAGTTTCCTGACAGGTTTTTTGATGTTGGCATTGCAGAGCAGCATGCAGTGACATTTGCAGCAGGGCTTGCAAAACTTGGATTTATACCAGTTGTGGCAGTCTATTCAACATTCTTGCAGAGGGCTTACGACCAGATTGTTCACGATGTCTGTCTCCAAAATCTTCCTGTTGTATTTGCTTTGGACAGGGCAGGTATTGTTGGCGCTGACGGACCAACACATCACGGGGTATTTGATATTTCGTATCTTCGTCATATTCCAAATATTGTAATGATGGCGCCAAAGGATGAGTTGGAACTCAAAGCCCTCTTAAAAACAGCAGTTGATTGCAGACGACCTGCTGCAATACGTTATCCAAGAGGTAAGGGGCATAGCAAAGGGACTATATTGGATACAATGCCTATCCATGTTGGTGAGTCTGAAATTTTGATGCAAGGTGCTGACATTGCCATAATTGCAATAGGCACAGCAGTCTATACATCACTTGATGCTGCAAAGAGGTTAGGAGGGCATGGCATTAGGGCAACTGTTGTTAATGCAAGGTTTGTCAAGCCTATTGATGAAAATCTTATAATATCCATTGCAAAGAATACAGGAAGGATTTTGACTGTAGAGGAAAATGCCATACAGGGTGGTTTTGGCAGTGCAGTTATTGAACTTCTTTCAAAAGAAGGTGTTAACTGCCTTATCAAGCAAATAGGGATACCTGATGAGTTTGTAGAACACGGCTCGCAGGAGGAACTGAGGAGGATTTTGGGTATTGACAGTGAAGGCATAGAAAAGGCAATAAGGGAATTCATGGCTTGCAATTGA
- a CDS encoding polyprenyl synthetase family protein, which translates to MNISEYLKEKIEFVDKTLAGIIPYEDAFPQNLHKAIRYSIFAGGKRIRPVLLIASAESVGGRQEDVINAACAIELIHTYSLIHDDLPAMDNDDLRRGKAANHKVFGEAMAILAGDALLTLAFDVLAQYTGKDSRKMLTVIHEIAKASGAAGMVGGQVVDMESEGRECGFPILEYIHTHKTGALILASIRAGAILSDASSRQIEQLARYGEAVGLAFQIADDILDIEGSKETMGKNTGSDIKKDKITYPKVIGLKESKERVRELVNIALDSIKDFDDKAEPLRKIAGYVVERKG; encoded by the coding sequence ATGAATATCAGTGAATATCTGAAAGAAAAGATAGAGTTTGTAGATAAAACACTGGCAGGTATTATTCCCTATGAGGATGCATTTCCCCAAAATCTGCACAAGGCAATCCGTTACAGTATCTTTGCAGGAGGCAAGCGCATAAGACCTGTGCTTTTGATTGCATCAGCAGAATCTGTCGGAGGCAGGCAAGAAGATGTTATAAATGCTGCATGTGCCATTGAGTTGATACACACATACTCCCTGATACACGATGACTTGCCTGCAATGGATAACGATGATCTAAGGCGCGGTAAGGCAGCCAATCATAAGGTGTTTGGTGAGGCAATGGCAATCCTTGCAGGCGATGCACTTTTAACACTTGCATTTGATGTCCTTGCACAATATACAGGTAAAGATTCAAGGAAGATGCTGACAGTTATCCACGAGATAGCAAAGGCATCTGGTGCAGCAGGCATGGTCGGCGGACAGGTAGTTGATATGGAGTCTGAAGGCAGGGAGTGCGGGTTTCCTATCCTTGAGTATATCCATACCCATAAGACAGGGGCACTTATACTTGCCTCTATAAGGGCAGGTGCAATATTATCAGATGCCTCCAGCAGGCAGATTGAACAACTTGCAAGGTATGGTGAGGCAGTCGGACTAGCATTTCAGATTGCAGATGATATCCTTGATATTGAGGGTTCTAAAGAAACCATGGGAAAGAATACTGGCAGTGATATAAAAAAGGATAAGATTACATATCCAAAGGTTATAGGACTTAAAGAGTCAAAGGAAAGGGTAAGGGAACTTGTTAATATAGCATTAGATTCAATAAAGGATTTTGACGATAAGGCAGAACCACTCAGGAAGATTGCAGGATATGTTGTGGAAAGAAAAGGATAA
- the xseB gene encoding exodeoxyribonuclease VII small subunit, translated as MQKMKFEDALKKLEAIVNKLERGDIPLEEALKLFEEGIKLSRICTKILEDAEKMVEVLTKDEDGRLKTEPFE; from the coding sequence ATGCAAAAGATGAAGTTTGAAGATGCCTTAAAAAAACTTGAGGCAATAGTTAATAAACTTGAAAGGGGAGACATCCCTCTGGAAGAGGCGTTAAAGTTATTTGAGGAGGGGATTAAACTCTCACGCATTTGCACAAAAATCCTTGAAGATGCAGAGAAGATGGTTGAGGTCTTGACAAAGGATGAAGATGGAAGGTTAAAGACCGAGCCATTTGAATAG